A window of Firmicutes bacterium HGW-Firmicutes-1 contains these coding sequences:
- the tkt gene encoding transketolase has product MHLDQETINAIRILSVEAIQKANSGHPGLPMGAAPMAYTLWAKQMKHNPKNPKWINRDRFVLSAGHGSMLLYSLLHLFEYGLTMDDIKQFRQLGSKTPGHPEFGHTTGVEMTTGPLGQGIATAVGMALAESYLASKFNRQDFAIMDHYTFALCGDGCLMEGISGEAASLAGTLGLGKLILFYDSNSISIEGNTDIAFRENVPMRFEAYGWQVIEITDGNDTDAIEKAIEAAKKETDKPTLIKVNTLIGYGCPSKQGKAAAHGEPLGDANIIATKEFFGWTEEPFTIPAAVKQHMNEVISNLEAQEVTWNVLYSKYESAHPDAANELQKWLNNEYLEDIAKNEDFWKYEGTKATRVSSYEVLNKLSKIVPNIIGGSADLSPSTKSIMENRGHFAKEDNSGSNLHFGVREHAMAAMANGIALHGGLIPYVAGFFVFSDYMKPSMRLASLMGLPVIYIMTHDSIGVGEDGPTHQPIEQLMMLRSIPNFNVIRPADANETAAAWYSALTSKSTPTALVLSRQNLTQYATTGVGLYQGAYTIKEESRNVELILVASGSEVELIYEASKVLEEKGISTRVVSMPSWKLFEEQDSSYQEAILPRNSKIMAVEAGSTMGWHKYVGSNGKVMGIDTFGASGPANEVYKLMGLTVENVVKQAELLINL; this is encoded by the coding sequence ATGCATCTAGATCAAGAAACGATAAACGCTATCAGAATTTTATCTGTGGAAGCTATTCAAAAAGCCAATTCCGGGCATCCAGGATTACCAATGGGAGCTGCACCAATGGCATACACCCTATGGGCAAAACAAATGAAACATAATCCTAAAAATCCTAAGTGGATTAATAGAGATAGATTTGTATTGTCAGCAGGTCATGGCTCAATGCTCTTATATTCATTGTTACACTTATTTGAATATGGTCTTACAATGGATGACATCAAACAGTTTAGACAACTTGGAAGTAAAACACCTGGTCATCCAGAATTTGGACATACCACGGGTGTTGAGATGACAACTGGGCCACTTGGTCAAGGCATTGCTACTGCAGTAGGAATGGCATTGGCTGAGAGTTATCTAGCAAGTAAATTTAATCGTCAAGATTTTGCCATTATGGATCATTATACCTTTGCTTTATGTGGTGATGGATGTTTAATGGAAGGAATATCAGGTGAGGCTGCTTCCTTAGCAGGTACCCTTGGACTCGGAAAACTAATCTTATTTTATGATTCTAATTCAATTTCGATAGAAGGAAATACAGATATTGCTTTCAGAGAAAATGTACCAATGAGATTTGAGGCTTATGGTTGGCAAGTAATTGAAATAACGGATGGAAATGATACAGACGCTATAGAAAAAGCCATTGAAGCAGCAAAAAAAGAAACTGATAAGCCTACATTAATAAAGGTAAATACATTAATTGGGTATGGTTGCCCATCTAAGCAAGGAAAAGCAGCAGCGCATGGTGAACCACTTGGAGATGCTAATATCATAGCAACGAAAGAATTTTTTGGCTGGACGGAGGAACCGTTTACAATCCCAGCTGCGGTGAAGCAACATATGAATGAGGTTATTTCTAATTTAGAAGCACAAGAAGTTACCTGGAATGTATTATATAGTAAATATGAGTCAGCGCATCCTGACGCTGCAAATGAGTTGCAAAAATGGCTAAATAATGAATATTTAGAAGATATAGCAAAGAATGAAGATTTCTGGAAATATGAAGGTACAAAAGCGACTAGAGTATCTTCTTATGAAGTGTTAAATAAATTATCAAAAATAGTACCAAATATCATTGGTGGTTCTGCTGATTTGTCTCCTTCAACAAAATCAATTATGGAAAATAGGGGACACTTTGCTAAAGAAGACAATAGCGGTTCTAATTTGCATTTCGGTGTAAGGGAACATGCTATGGCAGCTATGGCAAATGGGATTGCTCTACATGGAGGGTTGATTCCATATGTAGCTGGATTTTTTGTATTTAGTGATTATATGAAGCCATCTATGAGACTAGCCTCTTTAATGGGATTACCTGTTATCTATATTATGACACATGATAGCATTGGAGTTGGAGAGGATGGACCAACTCATCAACCAATAGAACAACTTATGATGCTACGAAGCATTCCAAATTTTAATGTGATTAGGCCAGCAGATGCGAATGAAACAGCAGCAGCCTGGTATAGCGCTTTAACAAGTAAATCAACGCCTACTGCACTTGTGTTATCAAGACAAAATTTAACCCAATATGCTACGACTGGAGTAGGTCTCTATCAAGGAGCGTATACCATTAAAGAAGAAAGTAGAAATGTAGAATTGATTTTAGTAGCCTCTGGATCAGAAGTTGAATTGATTTATGAAGCATCAAAAGTATTGGAAGAAAAAGGTATTTCTACAAGAGTAGTTAGTATGCCTTCTTGGAAGTTGTTTGAGGAACAAGATAGTTCTTATCAAGAGGCAATTTTACCAAGAAATAGTAAGATCATGGCAGTTGAAGCTGGATCTACAATGGGCTGGCATAAATATGTGGGAAGTAATGGAAAAGTAATGGGAATTGATACTTTTGGAGCTTCGGGACCAGCAAATGAAGTATATAAATTGATGGGATTAACGGTGGAAAACGTAGTTAAACAAGCTGAATTATTGATTAATCTATAG
- a CDS encoding diacylglycerol kinase gives MGKFVQLIYNPMAGARIFPSKIDYFIEVFQDKGYDVRIQRTKDASDFSTCLLEKDLTECEAIIVAGGDGSVNQIVNSMMKNDIDLPLGVIPAGTANDFANHLGIPFNFSECFELLAEMNIREIDVGKVNGEYFINVCCGGLFTNISQNIDIELKNTIGKLAYYIKGVQQLPKFTRIRFKIDTGDEIIDDYFFLFLLLNGSSAGGFNKLAKDAVLDDGYMDFIGIKECALNYLPTLFRKIITGEHLDDKNVVFCQIKKMNIECLEGLESFEESDIDGELGPKFPLRIDVLQKKLKVIGNCNVT, from the coding sequence ATGGGTAAGTTTGTGCAGTTGATTTATAATCCAATGGCTGGAGCAAGAATTTTTCCGAGCAAAATAGATTATTTTATTGAGGTATTTCAAGATAAAGGTTACGATGTTCGTATACAAAGAACGAAAGATGCAAGTGATTTTTCAACTTGCTTACTTGAAAAGGATCTAACGGAATGTGAAGCTATTATAGTAGCAGGTGGTGATGGTTCTGTAAATCAAATTGTTAACTCAATGATGAAAAATGATATTGATTTACCATTAGGTGTCATTCCGGCTGGTACTGCCAATGATTTTGCAAATCATTTAGGTATTCCGTTTAATTTCTCGGAGTGTTTTGAGCTTTTAGCCGAAATGAACATACGAGAAATTGATGTTGGAAAGGTGAATGGAGAGTATTTTATTAATGTTTGTTGTGGAGGTTTGTTTACGAATATATCCCAAAACATAGACATTGAATTAAAAAACACTATAGGTAAGTTGGCTTATTACATTAAAGGCGTACAACAATTACCTAAATTCACAAGAATAAGGTTTAAAATTGATACTGGCGACGAAATTATAGATGATTATTTTTTCTTATTTCTATTATTAAATGGTTCAAGTGCTGGAGGCTTTAATAAACTAGCCAAGGATGCAGTTTTAGATGATGGTTATATGGATTTTATTGGCATAAAAGAATGTGCTCTTAATTACTTGCCAACTTTATTTCGAAAAATAATTACAGGTGAACATTTAGATGATAAAAACGTAGTGTTTTGTCAAATCAAAAAGATGAATATTGAATGTCTTGAAGGTTTAGAATCTTTTGAAGAATCAGATATTGATGGCGAACTTGGACCAAAGTTTCCTTTAAGAATTGATGTTTTGCAAAAAAAGCTTAAGGTAATTGGCAATTGCAATGTAACATGA
- the fsa gene encoding fructose-6-phosphate aldolase, translated as MKIFIDTANVEEIRAANDMGIICGVTTNPSLIAKEGRVFEEVVKEIVGIVEGPISAEVISLDAEGMVREGRILCKIHKNIVIKVPITQEGLKAVKIFSKEGIKTNVTLIFSAPQALMAARAGATYVSPFLGRVDDIGSVGMDLVADIAEIFNIHGIETEIISASIRNPIHVLDAAKAGSDIATIPYSVIMQMLKHPLTDTGIQRFLKDWESVPK; from the coding sequence ATGAAAATTTTTATTGATACTGCAAATGTTGAAGAAATTAGAGCAGCAAATGATATGGGAATTATTTGTGGAGTAACAACGAATCCCTCTTTGATTGCAAAAGAAGGAAGAGTTTTTGAAGAAGTTGTGAAAGAGATAGTTGGAATTGTAGAGGGGCCTATCAGTGCCGAGGTGATAAGCTTGGATGCAGAAGGTATGGTACGTGAGGGTAGGATACTATGTAAAATTCATAAAAATATTGTTATCAAAGTCCCAATTACGCAGGAGGGCTTAAAAGCAGTTAAAATTTTCTCAAAAGAAGGAATTAAAACAAATGTAACTTTGATTTTTTCAGCTCCTCAAGCACTCATGGCTGCTAGAGCTGGAGCAACCTATGTAAGTCCATTTCTAGGTAGAGTTGATGATATCGGTTCAGTAGGTATGGATTTGGTTGCTGATATTGCTGAGATTTTTAATATCCATGGAATTGAAACAGAAATCATTTCTGCAAGCATCAGAAATCCGATTCATGTTTTAGATGCAGCTAAAGCGGGCTCTGATATTGCTACAATTCCTTATAGCGTAATTATGCAAATGCTTAAACATCCATTAACTGATACAGGTATACAAAGATTCCTCAAGGACTGGGAAAGCGTTCCAAAATAA
- the addB gene encoding helicase-exonuclease AddAB subunit AddB — protein sequence MGLQFILGSSGAGKTHYIHNLMIEKSLIETSSPFLVIVPEQFTLQTQQDFIQLHPRKGIMNIEVLSFGRLAYRIYDDLALANKTLLKETGKSMVIRKIVEESKEKYTIAYSNIRKKGYVKELKGLLTELYQYNWQDDSFEKVKEEVTSTLLKEKIKDAGILLQEYKDYLNEKYITTENTMDLLIEGIFKNEWLKDADIFIDGFYGFTPIQVKVIGELLKKSKNVNIVLTLDSREQIDDLEDESQLFYESKKVFHQLLEITTKEHIEIAPIKWIEDEKPYRYKNNFEIAHLEKNIYRYPYEVFLHKPHGLMMCQASNMRKEIQYVADSIMKLVYEKGYRYKDIAVVSGDLIGYETIIKQMFSQYDIPYFMDKKKAILLHPLVELLTAAFDIINKNFDYANMFRYIKTGFLNIDQEAMDRIENYVLAYGIRGQKAWITTWERPFLGINKDSEYAKSIMDTINNVKDIIVIPLIKLKEAIHSKESTVETITKGVFQFMRSLDIENRINTLEANFEEEGQLLYQKEYAQIYRMVIEILDQTVEILGDQKMNTKTYSALFQAGLEECEMGLVPPGLDQVVVGDLERTRLKETKALFVIGFNEGKVPKTIDKPNIISDSERVQLKKLGIQLAPDNKENVFKEQFSIYMALSRVSEKLYLSYSKSDLQGKPMRPSLLFYSIKKMYPQMQIFDLDEIYMNRCIINKPKPTFYQMVDKLKSIESITDDTQLKQLYGWYYKKENWNDIIRYFEQALTDKNDELDLCPTAVEAIYGNELNNSVSRLEAFAKCPFSHFMDYGLRLQERLDYSIKMPDIGILFHKAIDKCSRKIEGRGLDWKGLKDEMRDALVEEAVSEVIDAESRGIFTSNSRNTYLVKRLTRVTKRALWAIANQIAKGEFRPIDYELGFDADKLEALTIDFSNNKTMKLNGRVDRVDGYEEDDALYLTVVDYKSGNQNFDLVALYYGLQLQLFVYLNSVTSLKKAEDDHKRVIPAGVFYFHIDDPIIKDVTDRNKKQIERMIMKQLKLKGLVLDQQHIIKKIDASIEKASDIIPVALTINGELTKNSSVASLEQFDLLKQFVSDKVKELGTSIVDGNLAVHPYKRKTETGCDFCKYLSICRFEKGIKGNEYRQLKELTKTEIWEKLQKN from the coding sequence ATGGGATTACAATTTATTTTAGGTAGTTCAGGAGCAGGTAAAACGCATTATATTCATAATTTAATGATTGAAAAGTCTTTGATAGAGACAAGTTCACCCTTTTTGGTTATTGTTCCTGAACAATTTACACTTCAGACGCAACAAGACTTCATTCAGCTTCATCCAAGAAAAGGTATCATGAATATTGAGGTGTTAAGTTTTGGTAGACTTGCCTATAGAATATATGATGATCTTGCATTAGCGAATAAAACTCTTTTAAAAGAAACAGGTAAGAGCATGGTAATTAGAAAAATTGTTGAAGAATCTAAAGAAAAATATACCATCGCATATAGTAATATAAGAAAAAAGGGTTATGTTAAGGAATTAAAGGGACTGCTTACAGAGTTATATCAATATAATTGGCAGGATGATAGTTTCGAAAAGGTAAAAGAAGAAGTAACAAGTACCTTACTCAAAGAAAAAATCAAGGATGCAGGAATTTTACTACAAGAATATAAGGATTATTTGAACGAGAAATATATAACGACTGAAAATACAATGGATCTACTTATTGAAGGGATTTTTAAAAATGAATGGTTAAAAGATGCTGATATTTTCATAGATGGATTCTACGGATTTACACCTATCCAAGTTAAGGTTATTGGAGAATTATTAAAAAAGTCTAAGAATGTAAATATTGTACTTACCCTTGATTCAAGAGAACAAATAGATGATCTTGAAGATGAAAGTCAATTGTTTTATGAAAGTAAGAAAGTGTTTCATCAGCTGCTTGAAATAACGACAAAAGAACACATTGAAATTGCACCAATCAAGTGGATTGAAGATGAGAAACCTTATAGATATAAAAACAATTTTGAAATAGCACATTTAGAAAAAAACATATATAGATATCCATATGAAGTTTTTTTACATAAGCCTCATGGACTTATGATGTGTCAAGCTTCTAACATGAGAAAAGAAATACAATATGTAGCAGACTCAATTATGAAACTAGTCTATGAAAAAGGATATAGGTATAAGGATATTGCAGTAGTATCAGGAGATCTTATCGGATATGAAACAATTATAAAACAAATGTTTTCTCAATATGATATTCCATATTTTATGGATAAAAAGAAAGCTATATTGCTTCATCCATTAGTAGAACTGTTAACAGCAGCCTTTGATATTATCAATAAGAATTTTGATTATGCAAATATGTTTAGATATATTAAAACTGGTTTTTTGAATATTGATCAAGAGGCAATGGACCGTATTGAAAATTATGTTTTAGCCTATGGAATAAGAGGGCAAAAAGCTTGGATAACAACCTGGGAACGCCCATTTCTCGGCATAAACAAAGATTCTGAATATGCAAAAAGCATAATGGACACTATTAATAACGTAAAGGATATAATAGTAATACCACTCATAAAACTCAAGGAAGCTATTCATTCAAAAGAAAGTACAGTTGAAACAATAACGAAGGGTGTTTTCCAATTTATGAGATCACTTGATATTGAGAATAGAATTAATACGCTAGAAGCCAATTTTGAAGAAGAAGGACAATTGTTGTATCAAAAGGAATACGCCCAAATATATAGAATGGTTATAGAAATACTCGATCAAACAGTAGAAATACTAGGTGATCAAAAAATGAATACAAAGACATATTCAGCCTTGTTTCAAGCTGGTTTAGAAGAATGCGAGATGGGGTTAGTGCCACCAGGATTAGATCAAGTGGTTGTTGGAGACTTAGAAAGAACAAGGCTTAAAGAAACAAAGGCTCTATTTGTGATAGGATTCAATGAAGGTAAAGTACCTAAAACAATAGACAAACCTAATATTATTTCGGATTCTGAGAGGGTACAATTGAAGAAATTAGGCATTCAATTAGCCCCAGACAATAAGGAAAATGTTTTTAAAGAACAATTTAGCATATATATGGCACTTTCAAGAGTGAGTGAAAAACTTTATTTAAGCTATTCAAAGTCTGATTTACAAGGTAAGCCAATGCGCCCATCCTTATTATTTTATTCTATTAAAAAAATGTATCCACAGATGCAAATATTTGATCTTGACGAGATTTATATGAATAGATGTATCATTAATAAACCCAAGCCCACCTTTTATCAAATGGTTGATAAACTAAAAAGTATTGAATCTATTACCGATGATACGCAATTGAAACAGTTATATGGCTGGTATTATAAAAAAGAAAATTGGAACGATATTATTCGCTATTTTGAACAAGCTTTAACGGATAAAAATGATGAGCTTGATTTGTGTCCTACAGCAGTCGAAGCGATCTACGGTAATGAGCTAAATAATAGTGTATCAAGACTAGAGGCTTTTGCAAAATGTCCATTTTCACATTTCATGGATTATGGTCTTAGGCTGCAAGAAAGATTAGATTATTCCATAAAAATGCCAGATATTGGAATTCTATTTCATAAGGCAATCGATAAATGTTCACGAAAAATTGAAGGTAGGGGTTTGGACTGGAAAGGCCTTAAAGACGAAATGAGAGATGCACTCGTTGAAGAAGCAGTGAGTGAAGTGATTGATGCAGAAAGCAGAGGGATTTTTACAAGTAATTCTAGAAACACGTACTTAGTAAAACGATTAACTAGAGTAACCAAAAGAGCCTTATGGGCAATTGCAAATCAAATAGCCAAAGGGGAGTTTAGGCCTATCGATTATGAGCTTGGATTTGATGCTGATAAGCTTGAAGCCCTGACGATTGATTTTTCGAATAATAAAACAATGAAGCTGAATGGACGAGTAGATAGGGTAGATGGATATGAAGAGGACGATGCTCTTTATTTAACGGTTGTTGATTATAAATCAGGAAATCAGAACTTTGATCTTGTTGCTCTATATTATGGATTACAGCTTCAATTATTTGTATATTTAAATTCGGTTACATCACTAAAAAAGGCAGAAGATGATCATAAGAGGGTCATTCCTGCAGGTGTTTTTTACTTTCATATCGATGATCCAATTATCAAAGATGTTACTGATCGAAATAAGAAGCAAATCGAAAGAATGATTATGAAGCAATTAAAGCTTAAGGGATTGGTACTTGATCAACAACACATCATCAAAAAAATAGATGCAAGCATTGAAAAAGCCTCGGATATCATTCCAGTAGCTTTAACAATAAATGGAGAGTTAACAAAAAACTCTTCAGTTGCTTCCCTTGAACAGTTTGATCTTCTGAAACAATTTGTATCAGATAAAGTAAAAGAATTAGGTACATCAATTGTAGATGGCAATCTAGCTGTTCATCCCTACAAAAGAAAGACTGAAACAGGTTGCGATTTTTGCAAGTATTTATCAATTTGTCGATTTGAAAAGGGAATAAAAGGAAACGAGTATAGACAGCTTAAAGAATTAACCAAAACAGAAATATGGGAAAAGTTACAAAAAAATTGA
- a CDS encoding YigZ family protein yields the protein MLDKYKTVLKETQQQIVHKKSKFLCSLIEVKSEDEALEYIQSIKKKYYDANHNCFAYIIGLNEQSIERFNDDKEPSGTAGKPMLEVLKGAGLKNVVAVVTRYFGGVLLGTGGLIKAYTEAIKTCLEEANIYESALCEKVHLEIDYNLLPKVEYLLHTSNQIIQDTLYSEKVIVKLFLDHSLSEKIKNDIIELTSGQCHIVSEGYRYVSTVNEKLLIVNNLT from the coding sequence ATGCTTGATAAATACAAGACAGTACTAAAAGAAACCCAACAACAAATTGTTCATAAAAAATCCAAATTCCTGTGCAGCCTTATAGAAGTTAAATCTGAAGACGAAGCATTAGAATATATTCAAAGCATTAAAAAGAAATATTATGATGCTAATCACAATTGTTTCGCCTATATTATTGGATTAAATGAGCAGTCTATTGAAAGGTTCAATGATGATAAAGAACCATCGGGTACAGCAGGGAAACCAATGCTTGAAGTACTGAAAGGTGCAGGACTGAAAAATGTTGTAGCAGTAGTAACGAGATATTTTGGTGGAGTCCTTTTAGGAACAGGTGGATTAATTAAGGCTTATACGGAAGCCATTAAGACATGTCTAGAGGAAGCAAACATATATGAAAGTGCTTTGTGTGAGAAGGTTCATTTAGAAATTGATTATAACCTGCTGCCTAAGGTGGAATACTTATTACATACGAGCAATCAAATCATTCAGGATACTTTGTATTCAGAAAAAGTTATAGTGAAGCTTTTTTTAGACCACAGTCTTTCAGAAAAAATAAAAAATGACATAATTGAGCTTACAAGTGGGCAATGTCACATTGTCTCAGAAGGTTATCGGTATGTTTCAACAGTAAATGAGAAATTATTAATAGTAAATAATTTGACATGA
- a CDS encoding glutamine synthetase type III, with amino-acid sequence MSTNVCEIFGSNVFSDVVMKERLPKDTYKALKRIIDDGEQLKLEVANVVANAMKDWAIEKGATHYTHWFQPMTGKTAEKHDSFLSPNGNGRAVMEFSGKELIQGEPDASSFPNGGLRATFEARGYTAWDCTSPAFIKDDTLCIPTAFCSYTGEALDKKTPLLRSMEAVSTQALRILRLFGNTTTKKVLTTVGPEQEYFLIDKKLYQDRKDLIFSGRTLFGAMPPKGQELDDHYFGSIKERISAYMKELDEELWKLGVTSKTKHNEVAPAQHEMAPIFSTTNIATDHNHLVMDTMCKVANHHDLVCLLHEKPFAGVNGSGKHNNWSISTVEGVNLLEPGKTPHDNTQFLIFLAAIVSAVDEYAPLLRMSAANAGNDHRLGANEAPPAIISIFLGEQLNDIVEQIIAGKLSASIEAGVLNIGVSTLPILPKDVTDRNRTSPFAFTGNKFEFRMVGSAQSVSGCNIVLNTIVAEHLKRIADELDGAKDFNAKLIEIITKLIKEHQRVIFNGDGYSEDWVVEAEKRGLPNIKSTVEALTYFDSEQNVKLFTSHKIFTKEEIDARQEIMFEEYAKTINIEARTMIEMARKEIIPACIEYVTTLADSICTIKAAVASAVTTAQEDSLVKISSLIADAQNKVTDLEAVIEAATSISHMEDQAFAFREKVFVAMSALRVPCDALETLVGEAYWPYPTYTDLLFRV; translated from the coding sequence ATGAGTACAAATGTATGTGAAATTTTTGGATCAAATGTTTTTAGTGATGTAGTAATGAAGGAAAGACTTCCTAAAGATACTTACAAGGCATTAAAAAGAATTATCGACGATGGAGAGCAACTTAAGCTTGAGGTTGCAAATGTTGTTGCAAATGCAATGAAAGATTGGGCAATTGAAAAAGGTGCAACACATTATACACATTGGTTCCAACCAATGACGGGGAAAACTGCTGAAAAACATGATTCTTTCTTGTCTCCAAACGGCAATGGTAGAGCTGTTATGGAATTTTCAGGAAAAGAATTGATTCAAGGGGAACCAGATGCTTCATCCTTTCCAAATGGTGGACTCCGCGCAACTTTCGAAGCAAGAGGTTACACAGCTTGGGATTGTACTTCACCAGCGTTTATTAAAGATGACACATTATGTATACCTACAGCTTTTTGTTCTTATACAGGAGAAGCATTAGATAAGAAAACACCATTATTACGTTCAATGGAAGCAGTATCTACACAAGCACTTAGAATTTTAAGATTATTTGGAAATACAACTACAAAAAAAGTATTGACAACAGTTGGACCTGAACAAGAATACTTTTTAATTGATAAAAAATTATATCAAGACAGAAAAGATTTGATTTTCAGTGGAAGAACATTGTTTGGTGCTATGCCTCCTAAAGGCCAAGAGTTAGACGATCATTATTTTGGAAGCATCAAAGAAAGAATTTCTGCGTACATGAAAGAATTAGATGAAGAACTCTGGAAGCTTGGAGTTACCTCAAAGACAAAACATAATGAAGTTGCACCTGCTCAACATGAAATGGCGCCTATCTTCTCAACAACAAATATTGCAACAGACCACAACCATTTAGTAATGGATACAATGTGTAAGGTTGCAAATCATCATGACTTAGTATGTTTATTACATGAAAAACCATTTGCAGGCGTGAATGGATCAGGAAAACACAATAACTGGTCAATATCAACTGTTGAAGGTGTGAATTTACTTGAACCAGGAAAAACACCACATGATAATACACAATTTTTAATATTCCTAGCAGCAATTGTTTCAGCTGTAGATGAATATGCTCCACTTCTAAGAATGTCAGCTGCGAATGCAGGTAATGACCATAGATTAGGTGCAAATGAAGCGCCACCAGCTATCATCTCCATTTTCTTAGGAGAGCAGTTAAACGATATCGTTGAACAAATTATTGCTGGAAAGTTAAGCGCAAGTATAGAGGCAGGCGTATTAAACATTGGAGTTTCTACACTTCCAATCTTACCAAAAGATGTTACTGATAGAAACCGTACTTCACCATTTGCATTCACTGGTAATAAATTTGAATTTAGAATGGTTGGTTCAGCTCAATCTGTTTCAGGTTGTAACATTGTATTAAATACAATTGTTGCTGAACATTTAAAGAGAATTGCGGATGAGCTAGATGGAGCTAAAGATTTCAATGCAAAATTAATTGAAATCATTACAAAGTTAATCAAAGAACATCAAAGAGTTATCTTCAATGGTGATGGTTATTCAGAAGATTGGGTTGTTGAAGCAGAGAAGAGAGGCCTTCCAAATATCAAATCTACAGTTGAAGCATTAACTTACTTTGATAGCGAACAAAACGTTAAGCTATTTACTTCTCATAAAATTTTTACCAAAGAAGAAATTGATGCTAGACAAGAAATTATGTTCGAAGAATATGCAAAAACAATCAACATTGAAGCTCGTACAATGATAGAAATGGCTAGAAAAGAAATCATTCCTGCTTGTATCGAATATGTTACAACACTTGCTGATTCAATTTGCACAATCAAAGCGGCAGTTGCAAGTGCAGTCACTACAGCACAAGAAGATTCACTAGTAAAAATATCTTCATTAATCGCTGATGCTCAAAATAAAGTAACGGATTTAGAAGCAGTTATAGAAGCAGCAACAAGTATATCTCATATGGAAGATCAAGCGTTTGCATTTAGAGAAAAAGTTTTCGTTGCTATGTCTGCTTTAAGAGTACCATGTGACGCGTTAGAAACATTAGTAGGCGAAGCTTACTGGCCATACCCAACATATACAGATTTATTATTTAGAGTATAA
- a CDS encoding peptidoglycan-binding protein LysM, translating to MKKRFKKFLILAATVSILGTNTNYAATYEVQHGDSYWKISQRFGVNLSQLMKLNQANEQAVLYSGNQIKIPDGDNYFIYEVKSGDTPWLLSKKYGISLQGFLKFNGLSESSVINIGQKLRIPIQEPSFSPNQTSTVQISSPNITTPINPAPKDVKITVTYLTHTIKAGDNFWSLGVKYGIPTTELMRLNKATTSTVLSIGQQVSIPIYQIPKMDVVSSNYGEYLDWWTAVQYLIPIGAEFKIIDFYTGKSFMAKRTIGANHADVETLTANDTKIMREIWGGSFSWTSRPVIIEYQNRRVAASVSGMPHAGNDYSAGGVQTSWRSDAYGAGPNYDYIKGNDMHGHFDIHYKNSTRHKDGLIDQKHQENIKTAAGMK from the coding sequence ATGAAAAAAAGATTCAAAAAGTTTTTGATTTTGGCGGCAACTGTTTCTATTTTAGGCACAAATACAAATTATGCTGCAACATATGAGGTACAGCATGGAGACTCTTACTGGAAGATTAGTCAAAGATTTGGAGTTAATTTAAGTCAGTTAATGAAATTGAATCAAGCAAATGAACAGGCAGTTTTATATTCTGGCAACCAAATTAAAATACCTGACGGAGATAATTATTTTATTTACGAAGTAAAATCTGGGGATACTCCCTGGTTATTGAGCAAGAAATATGGAATATCTTTACAAGGATTTCTTAAATTTAATGGATTATCTGAATCATCAGTAATCAACATTGGTCAAAAACTTCGTATCCCTATTCAAGAACCTAGTTTTTCACCGAATCAAACTTCAACGGTTCAAATTTCATCACCGAACATAACAACTCCAATAAATCCTGCTCCAAAAGATGTAAAAATAACAGTTACCTACTTAACACATACGATTAAGGCTGGAGATAACTTCTGGTCTTTAGGTGTAAAATATGGAATACCCACCACCGAATTGATGAGACTCAATAAAGCTACTACAAGTACGGTCCTATCTATTGGTCAACAAGTATCCATACCTATTTATCAAATCCCTAAAATGGACGTAGTAAGCTCTAATTATGGGGAGTATTTAGACTGGTGGACAGCTGTCCAATATTTAATACCTATTGGCGCTGAATTCAAAATAATTGACTTTTATACAGGAAAATCTTTTATGGCCAAAAGAACGATTGGAGCGAATCACGCAGATGTAGAAACGCTAACAGCAAACGATACAAAAATCATGCGCGAAATCTGGGGTGGAAGCTTTAGTTGGACAAGTAGACCTGTAATTATTGAATATCAAAATAGAAGAGTAGCAGCAAGTGTATCAGGAATGCCACATGCAGGCAACGATTACTCAGCAGGTGGTGTACAAACCAGCTGGAGAAGCGATGCTTATGGTGCAGGTCCAAACTATGATTACATAAAAGGAAATGATATGCATGGACATTTTGATATCCATTATAAAAACAGTACGAGACATAAGGATGGATTAATAGATCAAAAGCACCAAGAAAATATTAAAACTGCCGCAGGCATGAAATAA